Proteins encoded within one genomic window of Theobroma cacao cultivar B97-61/B2 chromosome 7, Criollo_cocoa_genome_V2, whole genome shotgun sequence:
- the LOC108662824 gene encoding uncharacterized protein LOC108662824, with protein MMKLPLVHVIASTSCYVSMEGENLKIVLKQDKKSYVLDTHIPLVSIADASVEDKESYHCHKDDDDQVACVMLASMTPKIQKQHEHMDVQSMIFHLRELFDKEGCTKRYENLKELFRFKMAEGSSVRPHVLKMIGLVERLWQLGLVMDHELSEDLVLQSLTDSFSQFVLNFHMNQLEDTFLELLNMIDTAKRSIKKDKGS; from the exons atgatgaaactacccctagtCCATGTTATCGCATCTACTTCTTGTTACGTGTCTATGGAGGGAGAG AACCTCAAGATCGTCTTGAAACAGGACAAGAAATCCTACGTCCTTGACACTCATATTCCACTAGTCTCTATTGCTGATGCTAGTGTTGAGGATAAGGAATCATATCACTGTCATAAGGATGACGATGATCAAGTAGCATGCGTGATGCTAGCCAGTATGACCCCAAAAATCCAAAAACAACATGAACACATGGATGTCCAATCCATGATTTTTCACCTTAGAGAATTATTCGATAAGGAGGGGTGCACTAAGAGATATGAGAACTTGAAAGAACTATTTCGATTCAAGATGGCAGAAGGTAGTTCTGTTAGACCCCATGTGCTGAAGATGATTGGACTCGTTGAGAGACTTTGGCAATTGGGATTAGTAATGGATCACGAGCTAAGTGAAGACTTAGTTTTACAATCTCTTACGGACAGCTTTAGTCAGTTTGTGTTGAACTTCCATATGAATCAATTGGAAGACACTTTTCTCGAACTTTTGAATATGATAGACACAGCAAAGAGGTCcatcaagaaagataaaggGTCATAG